One region of Termitidicoccus mucosus genomic DNA includes:
- the mobF gene encoding MobF family relaxase, which yields MLTAKPQLNLSNAEGYFREHLATGDYYMDGHVVRGEWRGVAASMLGLDGVVDEKSFLAMCEGQHPETGQLLTMRRNTTRREGEHTVSNRRVFYDFTISPPKSISVVALWQDARIIELHDRAVRAMVDELEKFAETRVRKDGENGERVTGGIVAALFRHDTSRELDPHLHTHCVVFNATYDWTEEKWKALHATGMYRAQKFAENLYYHEMAKGLRNLGYEIVNTPTGFEIQGVPEGVIARFSKRHQQIDAETKKRIAEEGLRGNEKALRAQVAQDKRRRKIRSLCAEKLHPRWASEMPASEHEALAKLEPARLPPPLPVESSEKCGLPGFVAWADEHLFERRSVVGDYELMSAALARGRGQNFSLEDLENEMAKRDYIRDAKSRKLTNREALVCEFSLVLDAQNGMRSHAAFNAGHQPAESLSAEQRGAVLRILRSRDFITVFQGAAGVGKTFAVREVVRGVEAAGHPVLVFAPQHQQAADLRRDGLASADTLAKLLAGGADGAGGQLPRGAVVILDEAGQIGGRDMRALVDQVRACGGRLILSGDTRQQGAVAASDALRAIEEHTNLQTVHLKKIRRQDPEAVASREEKAFVRKYRSAVKAAAEGRLAASFDKLDAMGCIRELDAGERMVELAREYCGALSRKERVLAVAQTWDDVHAANDAIRARLRETGRLGAGRPVVSWQSVDLSEAQKHDARFYTPDSGVLFIRGYGRFQRGDWCEIAGADEHGVTLRKDGRATTVSYKCADRFVVTRTSELELARGDRLQMKFNSKSADGAAVRNGELVTVRRVMKDGRIRVRDDAGVSKTLAPSQRMFVRGYAVTTYASQGKTVDTVLVAHDGEQASMMSRQQWYVGISRARRKVVVFTSDKEALRLNVERESDRELALSVKPDEATAEAVRQRLKEAFQHQLSLKAQQRLHESLRQWVPPPQQKQQPQQDQSRGIQL from the coding sequence ATGCTGACGGCCAAGCCGCAGTTGAATTTGTCCAACGCGGAGGGGTATTTTCGCGAGCATCTGGCCACGGGAGACTACTACATGGACGGCCATGTGGTGCGCGGCGAGTGGCGCGGTGTCGCCGCGTCCATGCTCGGACTCGACGGCGTGGTGGATGAAAAAAGTTTCTTGGCGATGTGCGAGGGTCAGCACCCGGAAACCGGACAACTCTTGACGATGCGGCGCAACACGACCCGTCGGGAAGGCGAACACACGGTGTCGAACCGCCGCGTGTTTTACGACTTCACGATCAGTCCGCCGAAGTCGATTTCGGTGGTCGCGCTTTGGCAGGATGCCCGGATTATCGAACTCCATGACCGCGCCGTTCGCGCGATGGTGGATGAATTGGAAAAGTTCGCCGAGACGCGCGTGCGCAAGGACGGCGAGAACGGCGAGCGCGTGACCGGGGGAATCGTCGCCGCGTTGTTCCGGCATGACACCAGCCGGGAGCTTGATCCGCACCTGCACACGCACTGCGTGGTGTTCAACGCGACCTACGACTGGACGGAGGAAAAGTGGAAGGCGCTTCACGCGACGGGCATGTATCGCGCCCAAAAGTTCGCCGAGAATCTTTACTACCATGAGATGGCGAAGGGGCTCCGAAATCTTGGCTATGAAATCGTCAACACGCCGACCGGATTTGAGATTCAGGGGGTGCCGGAGGGCGTGATTGCCCGCTTTTCCAAGCGGCATCAGCAGATTGATGCGGAGACGAAAAAACGCATCGCGGAGGAAGGATTGCGTGGCAACGAAAAGGCTCTCCGCGCGCAGGTCGCGCAGGACAAGCGGCGGCGCAAAATAAGAAGCCTGTGCGCGGAAAAACTGCATCCGCGCTGGGCCTCGGAAATGCCCGCCTCCGAACATGAGGCGCTGGCAAAGTTGGAGCCGGCGCGCCTGCCGCCGCCGCTGCCGGTGGAGTCCTCGGAAAAATGCGGGCTGCCCGGATTTGTGGCATGGGCGGACGAGCACCTGTTTGAGCGGCGTTCGGTGGTCGGCGACTACGAGCTGATGTCGGCGGCCCTGGCTCGCGGGCGCGGTCAAAATTTTTCCTTGGAAGACTTGGAAAACGAGATGGCGAAGCGCGATTACATTCGCGATGCGAAGTCGCGCAAGCTGACCAACCGCGAGGCGCTGGTGTGCGAGTTTTCCCTTGTGCTCGACGCGCAAAACGGGATGCGAAGCCATGCCGCGTTCAACGCGGGGCATCAACCGGCGGAATCGTTGTCGGCGGAACAGCGCGGAGCGGTGCTGCGCATCCTGCGCAGCCGGGATTTTATCACGGTGTTCCAAGGGGCGGCGGGAGTGGGGAAAACATTTGCGGTGCGCGAGGTCGTGCGGGGGGTGGAGGCGGCGGGGCATCCCGTGCTCGTGTTCGCGCCGCAACACCAGCAGGCGGCAGATTTGCGTCGCGACGGCCTCGCCTCGGCGGACACTTTGGCAAAGCTGCTGGCGGGAGGCGCGGACGGGGCGGGAGGGCAACTGCCGCGCGGAGCGGTCGTGATTCTCGATGAGGCCGGGCAGATCGGCGGGCGCGACATGCGCGCGCTGGTTGACCAGGTGCGGGCCTGCGGCGGGCGGTTGATCCTGTCGGGCGACACGCGGCAGCAGGGTGCCGTGGCCGCCTCGGACGCGCTGCGTGCCATCGAGGAGCACACGAATTTGCAGACGGTGCATTTGAAAAAAATCCGAAGGCAGGACCCGGAGGCGGTGGCATCGCGGGAAGAAAAGGCGTTTGTGCGAAAATACCGCTCGGCGGTGAAGGCTGCGGCGGAGGGCCGGCTGGCGGCTTCATTCGACAAACTGGATGCAATGGGGTGCATTCGTGAACTTGATGCCGGCGAACGCATGGTGGAACTGGCGCGTGAATATTGCGGGGCGCTGAGCCGCAAGGAACGGGTGCTCGCGGTGGCGCAGACCTGGGATGACGTGCACGCGGCCAACGACGCCATCCGCGCGCGTCTGCGCGAGACCGGCAGGCTGGGCGCGGGCAGGCCGGTGGTGTCGTGGCAGTCGGTAGACTTGAGCGAGGCGCAAAAGCATGATGCGCGCTTCTACACGCCGGACTCAGGGGTTTTGTTCATTCGCGGTTACGGACGTTTTCAGCGGGGGGACTGGTGCGAGATTGCCGGTGCCGACGAACACGGCGTTACCTTGCGCAAGGACGGGCGCGCCACGACCGTGAGCTACAAATGCGCGGACCGCTTTGTCGTCACCAGGACGAGTGAATTGGAACTGGCGCGGGGCGACCGCTTGCAGATGAAGTTCAACAGTAAATCCGCCGACGGCGCGGCGGTTCGCAACGGCGAACTGGTGACGGTGCGGCGCGTGATGAAGGACGGGCGCATCCGCGTGCGTGATGACGCGGGAGTCTCGAAAACGCTCGCGCCGTCGCAGCGGATGTTTGTGCGCGGCTACGCGGTTACGACCTATGCCTCGCAGGGCAAGACCGTCGATACCGTGCTCGTCGCCCATGACGGCGAACAAGCGTCTATGATGAGCCGCCAGCAATGGTATGTGGGCATATCGCGGGCGCGGCGGAAAGTCGTCGTGTTTACCAGCGACAAGGAGGCGCTGCGGCTGAACGTCGAGCGCGAGTCCGACCGCGAACTGGCGCTGTCTGTCAAGCCCGACGAGGCGACCGCCGAGGCCGTGCGCCAGAGACTCAAGGAGGCATTTCAGCACCAGTTGTCGTTGAAGGCGCAGCAACGTTTGCACGAATCGCTCCGGCAATGGGTGCCGCCTCCGCAACAGAAACAGCAACCGCAACAAGACCAATCAAGGGGAATACAATTATGA